Proteins co-encoded in one Nonlabens agnitus genomic window:
- a CDS encoding TetR/AcrR family transcriptional regulator: METKELILTESLDMFINHGFKSVTMDEIANKMGMSKKTLYTHYKNKSELVAATSLHMCHHICNGVEKISTCEDRNPIEELYEIKSYVMRELKGDNTSSIYQLQKYYPEIHKLVNKQMYDFMDNCIYRNVERGIDLGLYRDNIDKTFVARMYFIGIQGIKDISIFPVDQFPQDKLYDQYLEYHLRGIVTPTGRKILNQLTQSNHD; this comes from the coding sequence ATGGAAACTAAAGAATTAATTTTAACAGAGTCGCTGGACATGTTCATCAACCATGGTTTCAAAAGTGTAACCATGGACGAGATTGCCAACAAGATGGGAATGAGTAAGAAGACGCTCTACACCCATTATAAAAACAAGAGCGAACTGGTCGCAGCCACCTCTCTGCACATGTGTCATCACATATGCAATGGTGTTGAAAAAATCTCTACCTGTGAGGACCGCAACCCCATTGAGGAGCTCTATGAGATCAAGAGCTATGTCATGCGGGAACTCAAAGGTGACAACACCTCTTCTATTTATCAGCTTCAAAAGTACTATCCAGAAATACACAAGCTGGTCAACAAACAGATGTACGATTTTATGGATAATTGCATTTATCGCAATGTAGAAAGAGGCATCGACCTGGGACTTTACCGCGATAATATTGACAAGACCTTTGTTGCACGCATGTATTTTATTGGCATTCAAGGAATAAAGGATATTTCCATTTTTCCAGTAGATCAGTTCCCACAAGACAAACTGTACGATCAATATCTGGAATATCACCTGCGCGGTATCGTCACGCCTACCGGACGTAAAATATTGAACCAACTAACCCAATCAAACCACGACTAA
- a CDS encoding polyprenyl synthetase family protein — MTSMENLRSQFLEYLQQKVTLTEPAGLYDPVHYILQLGGKRLRPLMTLMSAQMYGAPVTSAMDAAVAVEVFHNFTLLHDDIMDAADLRRGQATVHKKWDVNTGILSGDAMMIMAYQQFLSYEPKTFYDLNKLFSKTALEVCEGQQYDVDFETRDDVTVDEYLLMIKLKTSVLVGCALQMGAIIAQKDIVEQEKIYNYGIELGMAFQLMDDYLDAFGDPETFGKEVGGDIRENKKTYLYLKSIDNKDFAAELKDLFAQDYRSLTDQEIEDKKARAKELFVNSGGANRTLEAIEDYTQKALKTVESLDMEKEHKTILKKFSQDLTSRIS, encoded by the coding sequence ATGACATCAATGGAAAACTTGCGATCCCAATTTCTAGAATACCTACAGCAAAAGGTAACTTTAACAGAGCCTGCCGGGCTTTACGATCCCGTACATTATATCCTACAACTAGGCGGCAAGCGATTGCGACCATTAATGACGTTGATGAGCGCGCAGATGTATGGTGCGCCTGTCACTAGCGCCATGGATGCCGCCGTAGCGGTTGAGGTTTTTCACAACTTCACCTTGCTGCATGATGATATTATGGATGCTGCAGACTTGCGTCGTGGCCAGGCCACGGTCCATAAAAAATGGGATGTCAATACCGGTATTTTGAGTGGTGATGCGATGATGATCATGGCCTATCAACAGTTTCTATCCTATGAGCCTAAGACCTTCTATGATCTAAACAAACTATTTTCAAAGACAGCACTTGAGGTTTGTGAAGGCCAGCAATATGACGTGGATTTTGAAACTCGGGATGATGTTACTGTTGATGAATATCTATTAATGATCAAGCTCAAGACATCGGTTTTAGTGGGTTGTGCCCTGCAAATGGGAGCGATTATTGCGCAAAAAGATATTGTGGAGCAGGAAAAAATCTACAACTATGGTATCGAGTTGGGAATGGCGTTTCAATTGATGGATGACTATCTGGACGCCTTTGGTGATCCAGAGACTTTTGGAAAGGAAGTAGGCGGCGATATTAGAGAAAACAAGAAGACCTACTTGTACTTAAAATCTATTGACAACAAAGATTTTGCTGCAGAACTTAAAGATCTTTTCGCTCAAGATTACCGCAGCTTGACTGATCAAGAAATTGAAGATAAAAAGGCCCGAGCAAAAGAACTTTTTGTCAATAGTGGTGGCGCTAATCGCACACTGGAAGCGATTGAAGATTACACTCAAAAAGCCCTCAAAACCGTTGAGTCACTCGATATGGAAAAAGAGCACAAAACCATCTTGAAAAAGTTCTCTCAAGATCTTACGTCTAGAATAAGTTAA
- a CDS encoding 2-oxoglutarate dehydrogenase E1 component — protein sequence MDKFSFLNAAHTAFFAQLYDEYLINPDRVEPSWRAFFQGFDFGMESAGDGEVQVVYEDRGETKTVDVSEKMRKEFEVVQLIDGYRTRGHLFTKTNPVRERRKYEPTLELSNFGLSDADLNTEFESGELIGLGKTTLKNIVNHLKQVYCDSIGVEYMYVRSPEQVKWIQSWLHRNNNHPDFDKSQKLQILKKLNEAVSFESFLHTKYVGQKRFSLEGNESLIPALDSLIENAADKGVNQFVLGMAHRGRLNVLSNIFGKPVSDIFSEFDGKDYEQDIFDGDVKYHLGYTSKRKTDNGNQININIVPNPSHLETVGAVVEGIARAKQDMHTPDDFSKVLPIVLHGDAAIAGQGVVYEVVQMAKLDAYKTAGTIHLVVNNQVGFTTNYLDARSSTYCTDIAKVTLSPVLHVNADDAEAVVHAMNFAFEYRMQFQSDVFIDLLGYRKYGHNEGDEPRFTQPQLYKAISKHENPRDIYADKLLKAGFIEENTVADLEKAYKDKLEDQLITSRKQENTVITPFMQDEWEGYETADEELMMKVVKSGVKKKTLEEITKTISTLPKDENFIRKIKKIVESRQQMWDEDKLDWAMGEHLAYGSLMLEGYNVRMSGQDVERGTFSHRHAVVKSENHENEFILHNFLDAEGKMEIYNSHLSEYGVVGFEYGYAMAQPETLTIWEAQFGDFSNGAQIMIDQYISAGEDKWKNQNGLVLLLPHGYEGQGAEHSSARMERYLQLCAKDNMWMANCTTPANMFHLLRRQMLVNYRKPLTVFTPKSLLRSPRAVSSIDEFVNGHFQEVIDVDGDAFAKAETLVFTSGKFYYDLLEYREEHDRNDVALVRVEQLFPLPVEQIKEVIKKYGSKDVVWAQEEPRNMGAYSHLMLHMPETRTWRVCSRNMYAAPASGSSTRSKARQARVIEDVFNTNK from the coding sequence ATGGATAAATTTTCTTTTCTAAATGCAGCACACACTGCATTCTTTGCACAACTTTACGATGAATATCTAATCAATCCAGACCGCGTGGAGCCATCGTGGCGCGCATTTTTCCAAGGCTTTGATTTTGGAATGGAGTCTGCTGGTGATGGTGAAGTACAGGTAGTTTATGAAGATAGAGGCGAGACCAAAACAGTGGACGTGTCTGAAAAGATGCGCAAGGAATTTGAGGTGGTCCAGCTTATTGATGGCTACAGGACTCGTGGTCACTTATTTACCAAAACAAACCCAGTAAGGGAACGTCGCAAATACGAGCCTACTTTAGAACTATCCAACTTTGGACTTTCTGATGCAGATTTGAATACAGAGTTTGAATCTGGCGAATTGATCGGTTTAGGTAAAACCACCTTGAAGAATATTGTCAATCACTTGAAGCAAGTGTATTGTGACAGTATCGGTGTAGAATATATGTATGTGCGTTCTCCAGAGCAGGTCAAATGGATACAGAGCTGGTTGCATAGAAACAACAATCACCCAGATTTTGATAAATCCCAAAAATTACAGATTCTTAAGAAGCTTAATGAAGCAGTTTCTTTTGAATCCTTTTTGCATACAAAATACGTAGGACAGAAACGTTTCTCTTTAGAAGGGAACGAGTCGTTGATTCCTGCATTGGACAGCTTGATTGAAAACGCTGCAGATAAAGGCGTGAATCAGTTTGTGCTGGGAATGGCGCACCGTGGTCGTTTGAATGTGTTGAGTAACATCTTCGGCAAGCCGGTGTCTGATATCTTTTCAGAATTTGATGGTAAGGATTACGAGCAGGATATTTTTGATGGTGACGTTAAGTATCACTTAGGTTATACCAGCAAACGTAAAACCGATAATGGGAATCAAATCAACATCAACATTGTTCCCAACCCATCACACTTAGAAACCGTAGGCGCCGTAGTAGAAGGTATTGCGCGAGCAAAACAAGACATGCATACGCCAGACGACTTTTCTAAAGTATTGCCTATCGTACTGCACGGTGATGCGGCGATCGCAGGGCAAGGTGTAGTTTATGAAGTGGTGCAAATGGCAAAACTGGATGCCTATAAAACCGCTGGTACCATTCACCTAGTGGTGAACAACCAGGTAGGCTTTACTACAAATTATCTGGATGCTAGATCAAGCACCTATTGTACTGACATTGCTAAAGTGACTTTATCGCCTGTACTTCACGTCAATGCAGACGATGCAGAAGCTGTGGTACACGCCATGAACTTTGCATTTGAATATAGAATGCAGTTTCAGAGTGATGTATTTATCGACCTGTTGGGTTATAGAAAATACGGTCACAATGAAGGTGACGAGCCACGATTCACGCAACCACAATTGTATAAAGCCATCAGCAAGCATGAGAATCCGCGAGATATTTATGCAGATAAATTGTTGAAAGCTGGATTCATTGAGGAAAATACAGTGGCAGATCTAGAGAAGGCCTACAAAGACAAATTAGAGGATCAATTGATCACTTCCAGAAAACAAGAAAACACGGTGATCACGCCATTCATGCAGGATGAATGGGAAGGTTATGAAACGGCAGATGAAGAATTGATGATGAAGGTCGTCAAGTCTGGCGTGAAGAAAAAGACCCTTGAAGAGATCACTAAAACTATATCAACATTACCTAAGGATGAAAACTTCATCCGCAAGATCAAGAAGATTGTAGAATCCCGTCAGCAAATGTGGGATGAGGACAAACTGGATTGGGCCATGGGCGAGCACCTAGCTTACGGTTCCTTGATGCTAGAAGGCTACAATGTAAGAATGAGCGGTCAGGACGTGGAACGTGGAACTTTTTCTCACCGTCATGCGGTAGTAAAATCCGAGAATCATGAGAACGAATTTATTCTGCACAATTTCCTAGATGCAGAAGGTAAGATGGAAATCTATAACTCACACCTTTCAGAATATGGAGTAGTAGGTTTTGAGTATGGTTATGCCATGGCACAGCCAGAGACCTTGACCATTTGGGAAGCACAGTTTGGTGATTTCTCAAACGGTGCACAAATCATGATTGACCAGTACATCAGTGCTGGTGAGGACAAATGGAAAAATCAAAACGGACTGGTATTGCTATTGCCACATGGTTATGAAGGCCAAGGCGCAGAGCATTCCAGTGCGAGAATGGAGCGTTATTTACAATTGTGTGCTAAGGACAATATGTGGATGGCAAACTGTACGACGCCAGCAAACATGTTTCACCTATTGAGACGCCAGATGCTGGTCAACTACCGCAAGCCGTTGACCGTTTTTACTCCTAAATCATTGTTGAGAAGCCCACGTGCAGTGAGCTCTATTGATGAGTTTGTCAATGGTCATTTTCAAGAAGTGATCGATGTGGATGGTGACGCTTTCGCGAAAGCGGAAACCCTAGTATTCACTAGTGGTAAATTCTACTATGATCTATTGGAATATAGAGAAGAACACGACCGCAATGATGTTGCCCTTGTACGTGTGGAACAATTGTTCCCGCTACCGGTGGAGCAGATCAAGGAAGTGATCAAAAAATACGGATCCAAGGATGTCGTATGGGCGCAGGAAGAACCGCGCAACATGGGAGCTTATTCCCATTTAATGTTGCACATGCCAGAAACCAGAACATGGCGCGTGTGCTCAAGAAACATGTATGCCGCACCAGCTAGTGGAAGCTCTACAAGATCCAAAGCTAGACAGGCACGAGTAATAGAAGACGTATTTAATACCAACAAATAG
- a CDS encoding SMP-30/gluconolactonase/LRE family protein yields the protein MRCLLFILPVLFFSCKNENQPEKQLEIPQSENEVKTYQAELAYEYKAQLGEGALWDAATQRLYWIDIFGKELHVFDPVTHTDKTYDTGSVVGTVVSVNDEKVMVALVEGIFSIDLTTGAVELFSDTTDTEVPGRFNDGKVDPNGNFWVGSMPWDQEARMGKLYKIDGEGNATVMLTGIGISNGIVWAKDKSTMYSIDTKLNNVRAFDYDVATSTISNERVVVEVPEELGNPDGMAIDENDQLWIGLWNGGIVAHYDPKSGELLSKIEVPAHNVTSCAFGGENLDELYITTATQDMTDEEIEKYPLAGSVFVVKPGVQGVKSAVFGKSN from the coding sequence ATGAGGTGCCTATTATTCATCTTACCCGTATTATTTTTCTCTTGCAAAAATGAAAATCAGCCTGAAAAGCAACTAGAAATCCCACAATCAGAAAACGAGGTAAAAACCTATCAAGCCGAGTTAGCCTATGAATATAAGGCCCAACTAGGTGAAGGTGCCTTATGGGATGCCGCAACGCAGAGGCTTTATTGGATCGATATTTTTGGAAAGGAACTCCATGTTTTTGATCCAGTAACCCATACAGACAAAACCTATGATACAGGATCGGTTGTAGGAACGGTAGTTTCCGTAAATGATGAGAAAGTGATGGTCGCTTTGGTAGAGGGAATTTTTTCTATTGATTTAACTACTGGAGCTGTTGAGTTGTTTTCAGACACCACGGATACTGAAGTTCCGGGTCGATTTAATGACGGCAAAGTAGATCCCAATGGGAATTTCTGGGTAGGATCCATGCCATGGGATCAAGAAGCTAGAATGGGTAAGCTCTATAAAATCGATGGTGAAGGAAATGCAACAGTAATGCTTACTGGTATAGGTATATCCAATGGTATTGTATGGGCAAAGGATAAATCGACCATGTATTCTATAGACACCAAGCTCAATAACGTGCGAGCTTTTGATTATGATGTCGCTACCAGTACCATAAGTAACGAGCGTGTCGTTGTTGAAGTTCCGGAAGAATTGGGAAATCCAGACGGTATGGCGATTGATGAAAATGACCAGCTCTGGATTGGACTATGGAACGGCGGTATCGTTGCCCACTATGACCCTAAAAGCGGCGAACTTTTATCTAAAATTGAAGTTCCTGCACATAATGTGACTTCTTGCGCTTTTGGCGGCGAGAATCTGGACGAGCTTTACATCACAACCGCAACCCAAGATATGACAGATGAAGAGATTGAAAAATATCCTCTGGCAGGTTCTGTTTTTGTGGTGAAACCTGGTGTACAAGGAGTAAAAAGTGCTGTTTTCGGCAAAAGCAACTAA
- the fabD gene encoding ACP S-malonyltransferase yields MKAYVFPGQGAQFTGMGKDLYDHFEVARDLFHKANEILGFDISKIMFEGTAEELKETKVTQPAVFLHSVILAKVMGDDFAPDMVAGHSLGELSALTAVGALSFEDGLRIVSERALAMQDACEMQASTMAAILGLQDDIIERVCSDTRGVVVAANYNCPGQLVISGEIPAVEAACEKLKEKGAKRTLVLPVGGAFHSPLMEPARERLAKAIDATEFEKPKCPVYQNVTNLATTATDDIVTNLIYQLTAPVKWTQSIQEMIKDGATEFIEVGPGKALQGMIGKIDRNIPVSQASIADRI; encoded by the coding sequence ATGAAAGCATACGTATTTCCTGGTCAAGGAGCCCAGTTTACGGGAATGGGAAAAGACTTATATGACCACTTTGAGGTGGCTCGAGATCTATTTCATAAAGCCAATGAGATTTTAGGCTTTGATATTTCTAAAATCATGTTTGAAGGCACTGCAGAAGAGCTCAAAGAAACCAAGGTGACACAACCTGCGGTTTTTTTACATTCGGTTATTCTAGCTAAAGTAATGGGTGATGATTTTGCTCCAGATATGGTCGCAGGTCACAGTCTAGGCGAATTAAGTGCTTTGACTGCCGTTGGCGCATTGAGTTTTGAAGATGGATTACGCATTGTTAGCGAACGCGCTCTTGCCATGCAAGATGCCTGTGAGATGCAGGCCAGTACCATGGCTGCCATATTAGGTTTGCAGGACGACATTATTGAACGTGTCTGTAGTGATACTCGTGGTGTTGTGGTTGCGGCCAATTATAATTGTCCAGGCCAGTTGGTGATTTCTGGAGAAATTCCTGCCGTTGAGGCGGCTTGCGAAAAACTCAAGGAAAAAGGCGCCAAGAGAACTTTGGTCTTACCTGTTGGTGGTGCTTTTCATTCTCCATTAATGGAACCAGCCAGAGAACGCCTTGCCAAAGCTATTGACGCAACAGAATTTGAGAAGCCTAAATGTCCCGTCTATCAGAATGTGACGAATCTAGCTACCACAGCTACAGACGATATAGTGACTAATTTGATCTACCAGCTTACAGCTCCCGTAAAATGGACGCAGTCTATTCAAGAAATGATCAAAGATGGTGCTACTGAATTTATCGAGGTTGGCCCAGGTAAGGCTTTACAAGGTATGATTGGAAAAATAGATCGCAACATTCCAGTGAGTCAAGCTTCAATTGCTGATAGGATTTAG
- a CDS encoding V-type ATP synthase subunit I domain-containing protein: MKKIFITMIAVSLAMTACKEEKTDETLVMEVYDEDDATEDDSDVVAVVTREDAETMANEMKTNVNVDKDNNLTITGFEEYGQLQNDIKNLSTSPNLRDKMNGEKAYASFETFVAQMPAYLKTNLVMKEVKDVRNRMDRLNATLSNDNATEGAIKSRIADVEEAVQDLNEEIVDIRLSLENDTSIDYDAYRDFVDNVNYDDTGYVTIINFDNYAKVQDDRIALYEAADDEKNTYQKTLRASFNEMVNRMPAYLKIDDVMDAVADVQKEMKEYEMEKNNAETDLDENLENLEEIDEALYDLNKELIKSRKKYDDQKSDAIEEFMEEFNSNSNQTMSERIKDATEEYNEEMNN, from the coding sequence ATGAAAAAGATATTTATAACAATGATTGCTGTTTCTCTAGCGATGACAGCATGTAAAGAAGAAAAAACGGATGAGACGCTCGTCATGGAAGTGTATGATGAAGACGACGCAACGGAAGATGATTCTGACGTCGTTGCTGTTGTAACCCGTGAGGATGCCGAAACGATGGCAAACGAAATGAAAACCAATGTAAACGTGGATAAGGATAACAACTTAACCATTACAGGTTTTGAGGAATATGGCCAATTGCAGAATGACATTAAAAATCTTTCTACAAGTCCCAATCTAAGAGACAAGATGAATGGTGAAAAAGCATACGCTTCTTTTGAAACTTTTGTAGCACAAATGCCGGCTTATTTAAAAACTAATCTGGTCATGAAGGAAGTGAAAGACGTAAGAAATAGAATGGATCGTTTAAACGCTACTTTAAGCAATGATAATGCTACAGAAGGTGCTATCAAAAGCCGTATTGCCGATGTAGAAGAAGCGGTGCAGGATCTTAACGAGGAGATTGTGGACATACGCTTAAGTCTTGAAAACGATACTTCCATAGATTATGATGCGTACAGAGATTTTGTAGACAATGTGAATTATGACGATACTGGATATGTGACCATCATCAATTTTGATAATTATGCTAAAGTACAGGATGACCGCATAGCCTTGTACGAAGCTGCAGACGACGAAAAAAATACCTATCAAAAAACCTTGAGAGCGAGTTTTAATGAGATGGTGAATAGAATGCCAGCTTACTTAAAAATTGACGATGTGATGGATGCTGTTGCAGACGTGCAAAAGGAGATGAAAGAGTATGAGATGGAGAAAAACAATGCCGAAACAGACCTTGATGAGAATCTAGAAAACCTAGAGGAAATTGACGAGGCATTATACGACCTAAACAAGGAATTGATCAAGTCACGTAAAAAATATGACGATCAAAAAAGTGATGCTATTGAAGAATTTATGGAAGAATTCAACAGCAATAGCAATCAGACTATGAGTGAGCGTATTAAAGATGCTACTGAAGAATATAATGAAGAGATGAACAATTAA
- a CDS encoding alpha-ketoglutarate decarboxylase, giving the protein MASIFSKNLIITLLFGISICSGMVAQDAGSDFWNRVRYGGNLGLNFSTGYTAIQVAPQAIYQVNPYVGVGVGLNGSYVKRNFDNRNGFNDGLDFTSTILGGSFIGIFQPIREIQLSSDFELLNVNRNFEDDQFLDDNYWVPALFLGAGYSNGPVVIGVRYDVLFNEDRSIYRNGLQPFVRVLF; this is encoded by the coding sequence ATGGCTTCTATTTTTTCTAAAAATCTGATAATCACTTTACTTTTTGGGATCTCGATTTGCAGCGGCATGGTTGCTCAAGATGCTGGTTCAGACTTTTGGAATCGCGTGCGTTATGGAGGTAATCTAGGTCTCAATTTTAGCACTGGATACACCGCAATTCAAGTAGCACCGCAGGCAATCTATCAGGTCAATCCATATGTAGGCGTTGGCGTCGGTCTCAATGGTAGTTATGTAAAGCGCAATTTTGATAACCGCAATGGCTTTAACGATGGGCTGGATTTTACCAGCACCATTCTAGGTGGTAGCTTTATCGGTATCTTTCAACCCATTCGTGAGATCCAGCTTAGCTCTGATTTTGAATTGCTTAATGTAAATAGAAATTTTGAGGACGATCAATTTCTCGATGACAATTACTGGGTTCCTGCATTATTCCTGGGCGCTGGTTATTCTAATGGTCCTGTGGTCATAGGCGTTCGCTATGATGTATTGTTCAATGAGGATCGCAGTATTTATAGAAACGGGTTGCAGCCGTTTGTAAGAGTGCTTTTTTAA
- the odhB gene encoding 2-oxoglutarate dehydrogenase complex dihydrolipoyllysine-residue succinyltransferase, protein MALEMKVPSPGESITEVEIAEWLVADGDWVEKDQAIAEVDSDKATLELPAEASGIITLKAEEGDAVAVGAVVCLIDTEAENPNAGGSSDKKSEADSNEEDAKKAPSSMGKGDEGGGKAPEKEIAKKDDKTADKKNSEKAPQPNQAKDTYASGTPSPAARKVLDEKGIDTNSVSGSGRDGRITKDDAVKAEGKASMGTPGNGSRGESRSKLSMLRRKVAERLVSAKNETAMLTTFNEADMHAIFALRTEYKDAFKAKHGVSLGFMSFFTKAVVRALDMYPAVNSMIDGKEMVSYDFKDISIAVSGPKGLMVPVIRNAENLSFRGVEQEVKRLALRARDGEITVDEMTGGTFTITNGGVFGSMMSTPIINPPQSAILGMHNIIERPVVIDGDIVARPMMYLAVSYDHRIIDGKESVGFLVAIKEALENPIELLMDNDVKKALEL, encoded by the coding sequence ATGGCTCTAGAAATGAAAGTGCCCTCACCGGGCGAGTCGATTACAGAAGTAGAAATAGCAGAATGGCTGGTTGCCGATGGTGACTGGGTTGAAAAAGACCAGGCCATTGCAGAGGTAGATAGCGACAAGGCCACACTGGAATTACCAGCAGAGGCCAGCGGTATCATCACGCTTAAAGCTGAAGAAGGAGACGCTGTTGCCGTAGGTGCCGTCGTTTGCCTTATCGATACTGAAGCAGAAAACCCTAACGCTGGCGGCTCATCAGACAAAAAGTCTGAAGCAGATAGCAATGAAGAAGATGCTAAAAAAGCACCATCGTCCATGGGTAAAGGTGATGAAGGTGGCGGCAAGGCTCCAGAAAAAGAGATCGCCAAAAAAGATGACAAAACTGCGGACAAAAAGAATTCTGAAAAGGCACCACAGCCTAATCAGGCCAAAGATACTTATGCCAGCGGCACACCTAGTCCTGCTGCAAGAAAGGTACTTGATGAGAAAGGAATTGATACCAATTCTGTTAGTGGTTCTGGTCGTGATGGCCGCATCACTAAAGACGATGCTGTAAAGGCAGAAGGAAAGGCATCTATGGGAACTCCAGGAAATGGATCACGTGGCGAGTCACGTTCCAAGCTTTCTATGTTGCGTAGAAAAGTAGCAGAACGTCTGGTAAGTGCCAAGAATGAAACAGCGATGCTTACCACTTTCAACGAGGCAGACATGCACGCAATTTTTGCATTGCGTACAGAATATAAAGACGCCTTTAAAGCTAAGCATGGCGTTTCTCTAGGGTTTATGTCTTTCTTCACAAAAGCAGTGGTCAGAGCATTAGACATGTATCCAGCAGTGAACTCTATGATCGACGGTAAGGAGATGGTGTCTTATGACTTTAAGGATATTTCCATTGCTGTATCAGGACCTAAAGGATTGATGGTTCCCGTGATTAGAAATGCAGAGAACCTATCTTTTAGAGGTGTAGAACAAGAAGTAAAACGACTGGCACTAAGAGCTCGTGACGGTGAGATCACCGTGGACGAAATGACTGGTGGAACATTTACCATCACAAATGGTGGTGTCTTTGGTAGCATGATGAGTACACCTATTATCAATCCGCCGCAGAGTGCGATCCTAGGAATGCACAATATTATCGAGCGACCAGTGGTTATTGATGGCGATATTGTTGCAAGACCTATGATGTACCTAGCGGTTTCTTATGATCACAGAATCATCGACGGTAAGGAATCGGTAGGATTCTTAGTAGCGATCAAAGAAGCACTGGAAAATCCCATTGAGCTGTTGATGGATAACGATGTCAAGAAGGCATTGGAGCTATAG
- a CDS encoding dihydrofolate reductase, whose product MLGSKKRERKAIDPDQKEMIENARLRIKQKRRLFTHFVVFLIGSVGLIIASQLLIQEEIPQFLGIDWWIWVIMVWFLLLAYHAFNVFITKRILGPEWEKRQYERLVQKQVDKIQKLQSKVDKNHPLPEVKLDNPMAPLPNSKTITMIAAAGENNELGKNGEIVWHLPDDFKRFKALTTGHHIIMGRKTFDSFDKPLPNRTHIVITRDKNYTSDHAIIVHDMDTALAAVGNDASPFIIGGGEIYSLGMSYANKIELTRVHGTFDADAYFPRIDKSKWKLVNSTSHGTDERHKYSFDYETWELR is encoded by the coding sequence ATGTTAGGTAGTAAGAAAAGAGAACGTAAGGCAATCGATCCCGATCAAAAGGAGATGATTGAGAATGCGAGATTGCGCATCAAGCAAAAACGTAGATTATTCACGCATTTTGTGGTTTTCCTAATAGGATCAGTAGGTTTGATCATTGCGAGCCAGTTGTTAATCCAGGAAGAAATACCGCAGTTTCTAGGTATTGACTGGTGGATCTGGGTTATCATGGTCTGGTTCCTACTTCTTGCCTATCACGCCTTTAATGTATTCATCACTAAGAGAATTCTAGGTCCCGAATGGGAAAAGCGACAGTACGAGAGACTGGTTCAAAAGCAAGTGGACAAGATCCAAAAGCTCCAATCCAAAGTGGACAAAAATCATCCATTGCCTGAGGTGAAACTGGATAATCCCATGGCTCCACTTCCCAATAGCAAAACAATCACCATGATCGCGGCCGCTGGAGAAAATAATGAGCTAGGTAAAAATGGCGAGATCGTCTGGCATTTACCAGATGATTTCAAGAGGTTTAAAGCTTTGACCACAGGTCACCATATCATCATGGGTCGCAAAACCTTTGACAGCTTTGACAAGCCATTACCTAATCGTACTCATATCGTGATTACACGTGATAAAAATTATACCAGTGATCATGCCATCATCGTTCACGATATGGACACGGCACTAGCTGCTGTAGGTAATGATGCTAGTCCATTTATTATAGGTGGCGGCGAGATCTACTCGCTAGGTATGTCATATGCCAACAAAATCGAACTGACCAGAGTACATGGAACCTTTGATGCTGATGCCTACTTCCCACGCATCGACAAGTCCAAATGGAAACTGGTAAACAGTACTTCTCACGGCACTGATGAGCGCCACAAGTACTCTTTTGATTATGAGACTTGGGAGCTTCGTTAG